The Natrinema caseinilyticum genomic sequence GGGCGGCGACGACGGGAAGTACGGCGTTTTGAAATACACCCAGATCAAGAGCGTGTATCACGATTACAGCTAACCGAAGTAATCGATATCCCGACTTCACTCCGCTTCGTTGCCACCAATTCTACTCCGTCGAAGTTGGCCACTTCCTTTCAGCAAAGACTGAAGTGCCCCTGAGCCGTGAGTCAGATCCGTTGGAATTGCCAACTGATAATATGGAGATTACAGACATCAATTCGTACCATATTGACTACGAGATGGACGCTCCGTTCGAACCGTCGTGGTATCCGGGATTTGAACAACACGTCCACAAGATCCAACTTTACGAAGTCGAGACCGACACAGGTATCAGTGGAATTACCTCTGTCACCGGCGACGCGTCCCGTGTCGATTCGCTCGAGCTCGCGCGGGAATATCTAGTTGGAAAGGACCCAAGAAACATCGAGCAGCGACTGGACGACCTGGCCTCGCTTAACTCGTACGGGCCACGCCCGTGGCACTTCGAAATAGCCTTTTGGGATATCAAGGGTAAGGAGGTAGGAAAACCGATTTACGAAATGCTCGGCGGCGATAGTAACCCGATTCCCGCCTACGCGTCGAGCGGAGAGCTCCGGCCCCCGGAGGAGCGATTGGCGTACGTCGCCGACCGCGTCGATGAAGGATTCGAGGCAGTCAAACTTCGATTTCACTCCGACGACATGGAAGACGACCTCGAAGTCGCTCGCGCGGTCAGAGACGAGTTCCCCGATCTGACGCTGATGGTCGACCTGAATATGGGTTGGAGCGTCTCCCACCCTGGCGGTGGTACTTGGACATTCGACGACGCGCTCTCGGTCGCCCGCGATCTGGAGGGAATCGGAAACATCGGGTGGCTCGAAGAGCCTTTCGACCAGTTGAATTACGATGCACTCGCTCGCCTGCGCGAGAAAACCAGGATTCCCATCGCCGGTGGTGAGTTCAACAACGGGACACACCACTTCCGCGAGTTCGTCGAACGCGACTCGCTGGATGTGCTCCAGCCAGACGTGATGCTCAGTGCCGGTATTCTCAAGACAAAGCTCATCGCCGGTCTCGCAGACATAAACGGCTTACAGTTTGCACCCCACACGTGGAACGACGGCATCGGATTTGCTGCGAACGTCCAAGTACTCGCCTGTACCAACCCAAGCTGGTGTGAGTACCCTATCGAACCGCCGGGCTGGTCGCTCGATACGCGGGATTTCCTGCTCGAAGAACCACTTATCGCAGAAGATGGCGCAGTCGCACCGCCGGCGGGGCCGGGACTCGGAATCGACCTCGATTGGGATAAGGTGGACGAACTGGCCGACAAAACGGTCTAAGGCGTTTAGAATTCAGTGACGACTTCCATCCCGAGCGTGTCGTAGTCGTCCATCGACGCAAGCCGGTCGGAAACGTCTTCGAGACCAACTTCGTTCGTAACGAGTTCCGCAGGTGTGAGTTTGCCGCCGGCTATCATCCGAAACAGTTCCGGATAGCGACTCGGCGGCATCCCCTTTACGCCGACGAACTCTAGTTCCGTATTCACAATGTCGTCGACGGGGAGTGGAATCTCGCCATCCTCATCGTCGGTCGTCATCCCGACCTGGACGTGCTGGCCTTGGGGCGCGAGACTGTCGATGGAGTTGCGGCAGGTTTCAGCGATACCGAGCGCGTCGACGGAGATGTTCGCCCCCCCATTTGTGATATCCGTGACGGCCTTCGGTACGTCTTTCTCGCCAGCAGCAACCGTTGCTGTTGCACCGACCCTTTCTGCCAATTCGAGGGCGTCTTCGTCGAGGTCGATTGCAACGACGTTCGCTCCGAGCGCAGCCCCGATGTTGACAGCCGAGAGACCGATACCGCCACAACCGTGAACAGCCAGCCAGTCGCCCGCGTGCACGTCTGCCTTATGCGCAAGCCCATGGAACGCAGTGGCGAACCGACAGCCGAGCCCTGCCATCTCGACGGCGTTCATCCCATCAGGCAAGTGAACAGCATTGAAATCCGCGTGTGGGATCGCGAATTCCGAGGCGAAAGCACCGGGGAGGTCGCTGGTGAACCCCAGACTCAATCCATCCGAACAGAGATGCGAGTCGCCTCCCCAGCAGTTATCGCAGTGTCCGCAGGCGACGTTAAACGGGATACCGACCTCGTCGCCTACTGAGAAATTTTCGACCTCGTCGCCCACTGCCGTGACCGTACCCGCGGGTTCGTGACCGAGTACGTGATTATCTGTCGGTACTGATGGCCAGTGTCCTTTCCAGGCGTGCCAGTCACTCCGACAGATACCACAGGCGTTGGTTTCGACGACGATTCCCTCTGGACCCGTGGTCGCAGAATCGACTTCGGTCACCGCAAGCGGTGCATTATACTCTTTGAGAATTGCTGCTGTTCGCATCGTGTGTCTGAATCACAGGGTCACATATTAAACCTTCTCGGAATGTCTGCGGCATGTAAACATCCTCGAGCACGATGGCCCGAGGCTTTTGTCGGTTCCCTCGGACGTGCGCTAGCACCCCCTGCTCGGCAAGCGAGCGGGATGAGGTTGGGCGGCTTACGCGCCCCGACCCGGACAGACGCACCAACTGCACCTGCGGCTGGATTTTGTGGGTTCGGTAACTCGTGTTAACATCGTCGAGTTTCGCCTTCTCGCGCCACGCAACTTTACGCTCCCGTTCCGGTCGGCAGGCCTTGCACCACGTCACACTCGTCGTTCGTACACCGGAACCGACGCCCCTGCGATACCCACGTTCATCACAGCACGATCACGCCTGCGATTTATACCAGGCGTCCACCGTGTCCGTGGGAATCTCTCGCCACAACGCCGTGTACGAAACAAACGTCTCGAACTCGTGGAACGGGAGCTTGTGCAACCGCCTGTTCGTATACCTCCCGTACTGCATTTCCTCGCGGATCCCCTCCACATCCTCGAACACGATCACCGGGTTCGAGAACTGTTCCGAGAACTCCACGACAGCATAGGAGAGACGGTGCAACATCCATTCGGTGAACTGTTCTTCCTTGTCACAGAGTTTCCGGTGGACGCTTGTCTTCCCGTGTTCTTGACAGCGGGAGGTGATGGTGAGGAGTCGTTGGCGTTCCTGTTTCACACGACCGTAGTCGAGGACGAGTGTTCCCTTCGTCGGCAGTGTCTCTCGGTAAGCGAGCCAGCGAGGGCGAACGAAGGTTCACGGGGCATTTCCACTGTTCCAACCGCATTTCGGTGTCAAATGGAGAAATGAGAATGTGTGTCTATGTCTTAGTACTAGTGATATATCCACCAAAGTCTTTATTATATATGATTCATGATTGATTATCGTATGGCTTCGGTAGACACTGACACGACTATCGGGACGGACAGACGATCGATTCTGAAACTCGGTGCAACGCTTGGAACCCTCGGTATCACGGGTCTTGCTGGGTGTGCCGACAATGGTTCGAGCAACAAGAAGAACATTCAATCCAACGACGATGTAACACAGGATTACGACTCACTTCCGACGGGCGGAACATTCGTAATTGGTGCTCAGCAAGGCATTCAAACGATGGTGCCGTTCCAGGGGTTCTTAGCAGATTACCTCGTCGCGGAGATGATGTACGACAGGTTGACCCGCGTCGACCAGAACTTCGAAGTTCAACCGAATCTCGCGAAGGACTGGGAAATCAACGACGATTACACTGTCTTCACGTTCATGCTTGAAGAGAATGCGATGTACTCGAACATGGACGGTGAGACGGTCACCGCAGAAGACGTGAAGGCAACCTACGACTACCTGACTTCCGATGACTTTTCCGGATCACCGTCCAGTCTGAGTGGCGTGAACGAGGTCGAAGTGATCGACGAGACGACAGTCGAAATCACGCTCGACGAGCCCGACCTCAACTTCACGAAGCGAATTTCCGAGACTGGTGGTGCCTTCTTCATCGTCCCGAAATCGATTCTGGACGAGGACCCCTCGAAACTCGAAGATACTGACTACGGAAGCGGGCCGCTCGAACTGACTGAATGGAACCAACAAAACAATATCACTTTCACTGCAGCCTCAGATTACCATATCGACGGCGTCAACGGCGATCCGTTGCCGTACGTCGACAAAATCGAATGGGATATCCTCTCGGACGAAATCCAGCGAGCGAACGCGCTCTCTGACGGCAGTATCGACGCAGTGAGTCGGATTGGCCGGAACGTCACCGATCGTGTTCAGGGTGATGCCCAACTCGTCAAGCAGACGTCAGGGCTTCAGTATCCGATCGTTCTCAACACGACCGTCGAACCTCTCGACGATCCCAACGTTCGGAAAGCCATCAAATACGCGCTCGACCGAGAAGAAATCCTCGAAGGAGTGACCCCCGAAGGGGTTCTGGGTCTCCACGCTGGCGTCACCCCGGTGCACACTTACTACAACGATGAACTGGACACCGGTGATACCTTCGGCACGACAGCGGATACCGAAAAGGCTCAGGAAATGCTCGACCAGGCCGGGTACAGTAATGGTCTGGAAATACAGCAGCTCCACTACGACGATGGGGTCCCAGCGAAGGAAATCATCGCCCAACTGTTCCAGCAGCAGATGAAGGAAGTCGGTATTGAGTTCGAAATCAATCGACTGACCGAGGAGACGTGGCTTGCAGATTACTGGAATCAGGACGGTGTCTGGTATATCACGAACTATTCCACGCGAGTGCTCGGCAGCACCGTCCCACAGTTGGCGCTGCGCTCGGACGGTCCGTGGAACGAGGCGAACTGGAGCAATGAAGCCTACGACGAGGCGTTCCAACGAGCGGCCTCAGCTACCGACGAAGAGACGAAAGCGGAAGCACTCAAAGAGTGTCAGAAAATCAGCCACAGAGAAGGTGCTTGGGTCGGAACGTTCCACCCACAGATTTACGGCGGGTACCAGAGTTACGTCAAGAACTACAATCTCTATCCGACCTACATCAAAGACTTCGTCAGCCGATGCGCAGTTGATAAATAACCACTCCACGAGGTGATCATATGAATTATATATATCTGGTGAAACGAACGGTGATTGCACTTGTCTCGGTGTTCATCGTGACGTCAGTTGTGTTCGGGGTGACGACCCTCCTCCCCGGCAGCGCCGCAAATATCGTGCTCGGGACAGAGGCGACAGAGGAGGCGATACAACAGGTGAACGAAGATCTCGGTCTGGATCGACCGTTGATGGTCCAGTACGTCGATTTCGTTATCGGCGTCTTTACTGGTGATTTCGGAGAGAGCCTGATCTCGGGACAACCGGTGATGGAGATGGTCTGGCCGCGGCTACTCCGCACGCTCCAGCTCGCATTCGTCGCCACCCTCATTTCCGTCGTCACAGCGATTCCACTCGGAATACTGGCTGCAGCAAAGCGCGACACCATGTTTGATTATCTGACAACGGGCGGGTCGTACGTCGGACTGAGTATCCCCTCTTTCGTTAGCGCTACCCTGCTGTTGTTGTTCCTGACTACTCCACCGTTGGCGCTCTTTCCCAAGGGCGGATATGTCCCCATCAGTGAGGGGGTGATCCCTTGGTTGTATCACCTCCTATTGCCAGCATTAGCGATGAATACTATCATCCTCGCGTACGTACTACGTCAGACGCGGTCGTCGATGGTCGATACGCTGGAGTCAGACTACATCAGAACGGCGCGACTCAAAGGCATCGCGGAGCGTAACGTGCTGTTCAAACACGGTCTACGAAACGGGCTGTTGCCGACCGTGACCGTTCTCGCCCTCAACTTCGGGTGGATGATGGGGAGTGTCGTCATCATCGAACAGATATTCGCGTTCCCGGGCATGGGTGAACTCATCGTTCAGGCTATCGATAACCGGAACCTGCCGGTCATACAGGCAGGGATTCTGGTGCCAACCATCGCATTTATTCTTGCTAATTTTGTAGCGGATATCATATACACCATGCTCGACCCGCGAATCAGCCTGGGTGAACAATAGATGGCGACAGATAATTCATCACAGAAAAAATTGAGTCGGTTCGAAGTTCCGCCGATAGTCTGGAAAATCCTACGCAATCATAGAATTCTCATCGGGCTATCAATACTAACCCCAATCGTACTGGTTGCCATCTTCGGCGACACAATTGCGCCCTACGACCCGACGGCTACACACGTCGCTGATCGATACGCCGGGCCGGGCGGGAAATTCATCCTCGGAACCGACCACCTCGGACGTGATTTGCTTTCGCGGATCATCCTCGGTGGCCGAACCAGCCTCTTACTCGGCTTCGGTGCCACGGCACTGGCACTCGCTCTCGGTGTACCGATCGGTCTGACCGCCGGCTACGCCAAAGGTCGAGTCGACGAGGTTCTGATGCGCATTATGGACATCATCATGAGTGTGCCGACGCTCCTCCTCGGTCTGCTCATCCTCGTCGTTCTTTCTTCGAACATAATCAACGTCGTAATGGCAATCGGTGTCGTCTACGCGCCGCGAATCGCACGAGTAACGCGCTCTGCAACGCTGGCGGTCAGCGAAGAGGAGTACGTGATGGCTGCGAAGGCTCGCGGTGAGTCGCGTCCCTATATCCTCTTCCGCGAGATTTTGCCAAACGTCACCGGTCCCATCGTCGTTGAGGGATCGGTTCGCGTCGGCTACGCGATAATGATCGGTACGTCACTGTCGTTTCTTGGTCTCGGAACGGGACCACCGAATCCCGACTGGGGATTCATGATTTCGACGGCGCGAGAGCACATCTATCAAACGCCGTGGTTCCTCATCTGGCCCAGCCTCGCGTTACTGTTAACGGTAATGGCGACGAACCTCATTGGCGACGGCCTGCGGGACGTTCTCGACCCGCACGAGACGGGTGATCATTCATGAGTACGCAAAAACAGATTCGTCGAAGCGAACAGGAAACACTGTTGAGTGTCGACTCCCTTGACGTCAAATTCGAGGTTGCAAATGGGACGATCCACGCGCTCCGCGATGTCTCGCTGGACATACAAAAGGGCGAGACTGTCGGGTTGGCCGGTGAGAGTGGGAGCGGGAAAAGCACGCTCGCACTCGCAATCGTGCGGTATCTCGATTCTAACGGGTGGGTTGACGACGGTTCAATTACCTTCGAGGGAGAAGATTTACTCTCTGCCTCGAAGGGAGATCTGCGCTCGATTCGAGGTAATCGAATCGCTCATGTCGCACAGAATCCAGGCCGGTCACTGAACCCCAGTATGACCATCGGTGCGCAGGTTCGCGAAACAATAAAACTTCATCAGGGGACACGAGGAAAAAAAGAGGCTGTCGAGCGCGTTCATCAGGTGTTGGACCAGGTCAACCTCCCCGATCCTGAGTCGATCGCCGACCGCTATCCCCACGAACTCTCTGGCGGACAACAACAGCGCGCACTGTTGGCGATTGGCCTCTCTTGCAACCCGGATCTCCTCATCCTCGACGAACCGACGACGGGACTTGACGTGACGACGCAGGCAAAGTTCCTTGACCTCGTCGAAGACCTCAAATTGGAGTACGACGCGGGGATCCTACTCATCACGCATAACCTCGGAGTCATCTCCGAAATTGCCGATCGGGTTAACATCCTCTATGCCGGTGAAATGCTCGAGAAAGGGCCGGTAGACGATGTGTTCACTGCCCCCTCAAATCCATACACACAGGCATTACTGGCGACGACGCCGGAGATTGACGCGAACAAAGAAGTCAAACCGATCCCAGGACGGATACCGGAACTTGACCAGACCCCGGACGGCTGTATCTTCGCTGACCGGTGTGAGTTCGCCACTGAAGAGTGTCGCTCGGGTGAGATCAGTATGGTTACCGTCGACAGCGAACGCGACCACGGGTCGCGTTGCCTCCACTGGCAGGACGTGATCGACAACCCGATAGAAGTGTCGGAAAAGACCGCATCCCAGCGCTCCGCCGGGAAGCCGATACTCACCATCGACAACCTGAGCAAGTACTACGACGAAGGTGGCTACATCAAGAACCTCATCGGTGACCACAATCCCGTCAAAGCTGTTGACGGTGTCTCGTTGGATATTCACGAATCCGAAGCCGTGGGCCTCGTCGGTGAGAGTGGCTGCGGGAAGAGTACGCTTGGGCGAACATTGCTGAAACTCCACGAGGTTACGAACGGCCGAATCGCGTACAACGGGACCGATATCAACGCGATGTCGAAACAGGAACTCAATGAGTTCCGATCGGAGTGCCAGATCATCTTCCAGGATCCGGAGGCGAGTCTGAATCCAAACCGGACGATGCGGAAAATTCTCGAACGGCCGCTGAAGTTGTTCACTGACAAGTCCGCAGAGGAACGACGAACGCGGGTCACCGAATTGCTGGCACAGGTTAATCTTGGCAACGATATTATCGATAAAAAACCACACGAACTCTCCGGCGGGCAACAACAGCGCATCGCGATCGCACGCGCGTTCGCGGCCGAACCGTCGCTTATCGTTCTCGACGAACCCGTCTCTTCACTGGACGTGAGCGTTCAGGCGAGCATTCTCAATCTACTCGAAGACCTCTGTGAAGAATACGGAACCTCGTACCTGCTAATCAGCCATGATCTGAGTGTCATCGAGACGCTCTGCGACCGGGTCGCCGTGATGTACCTGGGTGAAATCATCGAGACAGGTTCCACAGAGCAGATCTTCGAACCGCCGCATCACCCCTACACTCGAGCGCTCCTGTCGAGCATTCCGACGCTTGACCCCCACGACAAAAAGGACCGCATCCGACTGGAGGGAGACGTGCCAAACGCGCGAAATCCGCCGAGTGGTTGTTCTTTCCACACACGTTGTCCACAGAAAATCGGCGATGTCTGTGAGGCCACCGATCCAGAACTCGAAGACGCTGCTGGTGGTCACTGCATCAGTTGCCACCTCAGTGAGGACGAGATGAACGACCCTCTCGATACTGGCATCGACCAGTCCTGACTCCCTCCATCCGCGAGGCCGCCCATCTTCCCAGGACTCTGCCTTGGTACGAGTGTATTCAATGAGTTGTATTTCAGTATAAATTCATATATGATCAGAACATTAATAAGCCCTGGTACAAATATCCAGAGTAGACGTGAGACCTACGACACTGAGCGACGACCGCGAGGTACAGAACTACGTCGATGGAGCGTGGCACACTCCTTCGAGCGAAAACGGACAGCCAGTCCAGAATCCGGCGACCGGTGAGGAACTCGCTTACTTACCGTTCAGCGACGGCCAAGATCTCGATGCGGCAGTCAAAGCGGGCAATCGGGCTTTTGAGGAGTGGAGACAGACTGCCGTTGAGGAACGAATCCAGCCGCTCTTTCGACTGAAGCAACTGCTGGACGAGAACATCGAAAAGTTGGCGGAGTTACTCGTCACCGAGCACGGCAAGACGCTGGCCGAGGCCCGCGGTGAGATTCGCCGGGGCATTCAGAACATCGAAGTCGCCTGTGGAATCCCGAGTATGATGCAGGCAGGCAGTCTCACGAACGCGGCACCGGACATCGACGAGACAGCAATCCGAGAGCCGCTCGGTACTTTTGTCGGGATTACACCCTTCAATTTCCCCGCGATGATCTCGCTGTGGTTCTTACCACACGCCGTCGCTACCGGGAACAGTTTCATCCTCAAACCGAGCGAACAGGACCCGCTTGTCACCCAGCGCATCTTCGAGTTTGTCGATCAGGCTGGCTTCCCCGACGGCGTCGTACAGCTCGTCCACGGAGGCCCTGACACAGTCAATGCGATACTCAAGCACGACGGCATCGAAGGTATTTCCTTCGTGGGAAGCACTCCGGTCGCCCGTCATATCTACGAGACTGCCGCGGCCAACGGCAAGCGCGTCCAGGCACAGGGGGGCGCGAAAAACCACATCATCGTCACTGAGAGCGCAGACATCGACTATGCCGCAGAGAAGACCGTCTCCTCTGCGTGCGCCTGTGCCGGGGAGCGCTGTCTCTCAAACGACGTCATGATCGTCGAGGAACCAGTCTACGACGAATTCGCCGAGGTGCTGGCCGAAAAGACGCGCGAGCAGACTGTCGGCTACGGCCTTGCCGATGGTGTCGATATCGGTGCAATCATCAGCGAAGACCATCTCGACACCGTCCACAGCTACATCGACTCCGGCGTCGAAGAAGGTGCAGAACTACTCGTCGATGGTCGCGATGTCACTGTCGAAGACTACGACGGGACGTTCATCGGCCCGACCCTGTTCGGCGAGGTGACCCCGGATATGACTATCGCACGCGAGGAACACTTCGGCCCGATCATGGGGTTGACCAGAGCCGAGGACTTCGATGAAGCTGTCGACATCGTAAACCAGAGCGAATTCGGCAACGCGGCGAGCCTCTTTACCGACAGTGGCCACAAGGCCGACCGCTTCAAACACGAAGTAGAGGCCGGAAACCTTGGTGTCAACCTCGGTACCGCCGCGCCAATGGCGTTCTTCTCTTTTGGCGGCCGGAAAGATTCCTTTTTCGGCGACCTGCACGCGCAGGGACAGGATATGATAAATTTCTACACCGACAAGAAGAGTTTCATCGAGCGGTGGCCGAACCAAAAGTAGCCTGCGCCTCCACTCTATCTGCTGTCACTGAGGAAAACGACCCGCATCAGTTCCGTTTTGTCGAACGACTCATGGTATACACTGACGCTCACCAGGCGACGAACATCCTACGGGGTGCGAACAACGGGTCTCAGGATTCGTCCAGTTCGTGGATGAGATCCCAATCAAGTTCGACGCCCAAGCCGGGGCCGTCCGGCGGCGTGACCGCGCCGTCTTCTGCGGTAACCGGCTCTTCGAGCAGGAAGTCCCGCGCCTCGGGCGTCCAGCCCGGCGGGTCGAGCGGATATTCACACCAGTTCGCATCCGTCGCCGCGAGCACGTGGAGATTAGCGACGAAACCGAGTCCGTCGTTCCACGTATGCGGTGCGAATTCCAGGCCGTGAGTGTTGGCCATCGCAGCAACTTTCGTTGCGCCGCTGATACCCGTCGCTAAGACGGCGTCGGGTTGGAGAACGTCAAGTGAACCCTGCTTGATGAATTCACGGAAGTGGTGTATCCCGTTGTTGAACTCACCACCGGCGATGGGAACATCGCTCTTCTCGCGCAAGCGAGCGAGCCCGTCGTAATTGCGGCGGTCGAGAGGTTCTTCCAACCAGCCGATGTTTCCGATCCCCTCCAGATCGCGGGCGACCGAGAGCGCGTCGTCGAACGACCACGGTTCCACCTCGACCATCGGAACGCTCCAGCCCATGTTAGCGTCCATCATCAGCGTCAGGTCGGGGTATCTTTCACGGATTTGTCGCATAATCTCGATATCGGGCGACGGATCATCGCCGTGACAGCGGAGTTTGACGGCCTCAAACCCGTCGTCGACGACGGTATCGACGTACGCCAGTCGCTCTCCGGGACTCTGCCGTTCCCCGGTGGAGGCATATGCGGG encodes the following:
- a CDS encoding mandelate racemase/muconate lactonizing enzyme family protein; translated protein: MEITDINSYHIDYEMDAPFEPSWYPGFEQHVHKIQLYEVETDTGISGITSVTGDASRVDSLELAREYLVGKDPRNIEQRLDDLASLNSYGPRPWHFEIAFWDIKGKEVGKPIYEMLGGDSNPIPAYASSGELRPPEERLAYVADRVDEGFEAVKLRFHSDDMEDDLEVARAVRDEFPDLTLMVDLNMGWSVSHPGGGTWTFDDALSVARDLEGIGNIGWLEEPFDQLNYDALARLREKTRIPIAGGEFNNGTHHFREFVERDSLDVLQPDVMLSAGILKTKLIAGLADINGLQFAPHTWNDGIGFAANVQVLACTNPSWCEYPIEPPGWSLDTRDFLLEEPLIAEDGAVAPPAGPGLGIDLDWDKVDELADKTV
- a CDS encoding zinc-dependent alcohol dehydrogenase family protein; the encoded protein is MRTAAILKEYNAPLAVTEVDSATTGPEGIVVETNACGICRSDWHAWKGHWPSVPTDNHVLGHEPAGTVTAVGDEVENFSVGDEVGIPFNVACGHCDNCWGGDSHLCSDGLSLGFTSDLPGAFASEFAIPHADFNAVHLPDGMNAVEMAGLGCRFATAFHGLAHKADVHAGDWLAVHGCGGIGLSAVNIGAALGANVVAIDLDEDALELAERVGATATVAAGEKDVPKAVTDITNGGANISVDALGIAETCRNSIDSLAPQGQHVQVGMTTDDEDGEIPLPVDDIVNTELEFVGVKGMPPSRYPELFRMIAGGKLTPAELVTNEVGLEDVSDRLASMDDYDTLGMEVVTEF
- a CDS encoding ABC transporter substrate-binding protein — encoded protein: MASVDTDTTIGTDRRSILKLGATLGTLGITGLAGCADNGSSNKKNIQSNDDVTQDYDSLPTGGTFVIGAQQGIQTMVPFQGFLADYLVAEMMYDRLTRVDQNFEVQPNLAKDWEINDDYTVFTFMLEENAMYSNMDGETVTAEDVKATYDYLTSDDFSGSPSSLSGVNEVEVIDETTVEITLDEPDLNFTKRISETGGAFFIVPKSILDEDPSKLEDTDYGSGPLELTEWNQQNNITFTAASDYHIDGVNGDPLPYVDKIEWDILSDEIQRANALSDGSIDAVSRIGRNVTDRVQGDAQLVKQTSGLQYPIVLNTTVEPLDDPNVRKAIKYALDREEILEGVTPEGVLGLHAGVTPVHTYYNDELDTGDTFGTTADTEKAQEMLDQAGYSNGLEIQQLHYDDGVPAKEIIAQLFQQQMKEVGIEFEINRLTEETWLADYWNQDGVWYITNYSTRVLGSTVPQLALRSDGPWNEANWSNEAYDEAFQRAASATDEETKAEALKECQKISHREGAWVGTFHPQIYGGYQSYVKNYNLYPTYIKDFVSRCAVDK
- a CDS encoding ABC transporter permease gives rise to the protein MKRTVIALVSVFIVTSVVFGVTTLLPGSAANIVLGTEATEEAIQQVNEDLGLDRPLMVQYVDFVIGVFTGDFGESLISGQPVMEMVWPRLLRTLQLAFVATLISVVTAIPLGILAAAKRDTMFDYLTTGGSYVGLSIPSFVSATLLLLFLTTPPLALFPKGGYVPISEGVIPWLYHLLLPALAMNTIILAYVLRQTRSSMVDTLESDYIRTARLKGIAERNVLFKHGLRNGLLPTVTVLALNFGWMMGSVVIIEQIFAFPGMGELIVQAIDNRNLPVIQAGILVPTIAFILANFVADIIYTMLDPRISLGEQ
- a CDS encoding ABC transporter permease, which gives rise to MATDNSSQKKLSRFEVPPIVWKILRNHRILIGLSILTPIVLVAIFGDTIAPYDPTATHVADRYAGPGGKFILGTDHLGRDLLSRIILGGRTSLLLGFGATALALALGVPIGLTAGYAKGRVDEVLMRIMDIIMSVPTLLLGLLILVVLSSNIINVVMAIGVVYAPRIARVTRSATLAVSEEEYVMAAKARGESRPYILFREILPNVTGPIVVEGSVRVGYAIMIGTSLSFLGLGTGPPNPDWGFMISTAREHIYQTPWFLIWPSLALLLTVMATNLIGDGLRDVLDPHETGDHS
- a CDS encoding ABC transporter ATP-binding protein — translated: MSTQKQIRRSEQETLLSVDSLDVKFEVANGTIHALRDVSLDIQKGETVGLAGESGSGKSTLALAIVRYLDSNGWVDDGSITFEGEDLLSASKGDLRSIRGNRIAHVAQNPGRSLNPSMTIGAQVRETIKLHQGTRGKKEAVERVHQVLDQVNLPDPESIADRYPHELSGGQQQRALLAIGLSCNPDLLILDEPTTGLDVTTQAKFLDLVEDLKLEYDAGILLITHNLGVISEIADRVNILYAGEMLEKGPVDDVFTAPSNPYTQALLATTPEIDANKEVKPIPGRIPELDQTPDGCIFADRCEFATEECRSGEISMVTVDSERDHGSRCLHWQDVIDNPIEVSEKTASQRSAGKPILTIDNLSKYYDEGGYIKNLIGDHNPVKAVDGVSLDIHESEAVGLVGESGCGKSTLGRTLLKLHEVTNGRIAYNGTDINAMSKQELNEFRSECQIIFQDPEASLNPNRTMRKILERPLKLFTDKSAEERRTRVTELLAQVNLGNDIIDKKPHELSGGQQQRIAIARAFAAEPSLIVLDEPVSSLDVSVQASILNLLEDLCEEYGTSYLLISHDLSVIETLCDRVAVMYLGEIIETGSTEQIFEPPHHPYTRALLSSIPTLDPHDKKDRIRLEGDVPNARNPPSGCSFHTRCPQKIGDVCEATDPELEDAAGGHCISCHLSEDEMNDPLDTGIDQS
- a CDS encoding CoA-acylating methylmalonate-semialdehyde dehydrogenase; translated protein: MRPTTLSDDREVQNYVDGAWHTPSSENGQPVQNPATGEELAYLPFSDGQDLDAAVKAGNRAFEEWRQTAVEERIQPLFRLKQLLDENIEKLAELLVTEHGKTLAEARGEIRRGIQNIEVACGIPSMMQAGSLTNAAPDIDETAIREPLGTFVGITPFNFPAMISLWFLPHAVATGNSFILKPSEQDPLVTQRIFEFVDQAGFPDGVVQLVHGGPDTVNAILKHDGIEGISFVGSTPVARHIYETAAANGKRVQAQGGAKNHIIVTESADIDYAAEKTVSSACACAGERCLSNDVMIVEEPVYDEFAEVLAEKTREQTVGYGLADGVDIGAIISEDHLDTVHSYIDSGVEEGAELLVDGRDVTVEDYDGTFIGPTLFGEVTPDMTIAREEHFGPIMGLTRAEDFDEAVDIVNQSEFGNAASLFTDSGHKADRFKHEVEAGNLGVNLGTAAPMAFFSFGGRKDSFFGDLHAQGQDMINFYTDKKSFIERWPNQK
- a CDS encoding mandelate racemase/muconate lactonizing enzyme family protein — protein: MEITGINQYHLRYDMADSFEPAWKPGFEQTEHEVLLFELETDTDISGVATASGFAGRMDYLELAEMFLVGEDPREIESLVEKMDPLNLWGPRPWHFEVALWDIVGKDADKPVYELLGGSPDPIPAYASTGERQSPGERLAYVDTVVDDGFEAVKLRCHGDDPSPDIEIMRQIRERYPDLTLMMDANMGWSVPMVEVEPWSFDDALSVARDLEGIGNIGWLEEPLDRRNYDGLARLREKSDVPIAGGEFNNGIHHFREFIKQGSLDVLQPDAVLATGISGATKVAAMANTHGLEFAPHTWNDGLGFVANLHVLAATDANWCEYPLDPPGWTPEARDFLLEEPVTAEDGAVTPPDGPGLGVELDWDLIHELDES